From the Luteolibacter arcticus genome, one window contains:
- a CDS encoding polysaccharide deacetylase family protein, translating into MKFALLLALLLPLHAQEVPPVAPVPAPPPPAVPDDGVRVSVLGYHDFSETASETEMVIRTSKFRKQMESIKNAGLPVIPMADFQAWKRGEKEIADKSIVITIDDGWKAVYTDAYPVLKEFGFPFTLFLYKNYVDGGGKALTSEMVKEMQKNGATVGSHSVSHSYPGPYRRKGAEVYEKFIRTEFGDSKRFLEEKFGGRVTTYAYPGGIHTAEMDPLAKEFGYEHLFTVLPGKIRRTHDDHRLPRYIILGTRDRVFELATGFNEVAGAPGGHSPEIAPQSTPYPVQPEPGMVIDSRLPLLSADLSTVPDLDPKTLSMKVGGFGEVPAVFDEQTKSYSWQVNRRLRSPACQVAVSWLDSKGKPPEVPLRWSFRIDAEAAYLPVE; encoded by the coding sequence ATGAAGTTCGCGCTCCTGCTCGCCCTGCTCCTGCCGCTCCACGCGCAGGAGGTCCCTCCGGTGGCTCCAGTTCCCGCCCCGCCTCCGCCCGCCGTGCCCGATGATGGCGTGCGCGTTTCCGTGCTCGGCTACCACGATTTTTCCGAAACGGCATCGGAGACCGAGATGGTCATCCGGACCTCGAAGTTCCGGAAACAAATGGAGTCGATCAAGAACGCCGGCCTGCCGGTCATCCCAATGGCCGATTTCCAAGCGTGGAAGCGGGGCGAAAAGGAGATCGCCGACAAGAGCATCGTCATCACCATCGATGACGGCTGGAAGGCAGTTTACACGGATGCCTACCCGGTCCTGAAGGAGTTCGGGTTTCCCTTCACGCTGTTCCTTTACAAGAACTACGTCGATGGCGGCGGCAAGGCGCTGACCTCCGAGATGGTCAAGGAGATGCAGAAGAATGGAGCGACCGTCGGCAGCCATTCGGTCAGCCACTCTTATCCCGGTCCTTACCGGCGCAAGGGGGCGGAGGTCTACGAGAAGTTCATCCGCACCGAGTTCGGGGATTCTAAACGCTTTCTCGAGGAGAAATTCGGTGGCCGGGTGACGACTTATGCCTATCCGGGCGGCATTCACACCGCCGAGATGGACCCGCTGGCGAAGGAATTCGGCTATGAACACCTCTTTACCGTGCTGCCGGGCAAAATTCGGCGCACGCATGACGACCACAGGCTGCCGCGCTACATCATCCTCGGCACCCGCGACCGGGTTTTCGAGCTGGCCACCGGCTTCAACGAGGTCGCCGGTGCGCCCGGCGGCCACAGTCCGGAGATTGCGCCCCAGAGCACGCCGTACCCCGTCCAGCCGGAGCCGGGGATGGTGATCGATTCCCGCTTGCCGCTGCTTTCCGCCGATCTATCGACGGTCCCCGATCTGGATCCGAAGACGCTATCGATGAAAGTCGGCGGCTTCGGCGAGGTCCCGGCCGTTTTCGACGAGCAAACGAAGTCCTACTCGTGGCAGGTCAACCGTCGCCTGCGCTCGCCCGCCTGCCAAGTGGCCGTCTCGTGGCTGGACAGCAAGGGCAAGCCCCCCGAAGTTCCGCTGCGCTGGTCCTTCCGCATTGATGCGGAAGCCGCTTACCTGCCGGTGGAGTGA
- a CDS encoding DUF433 domain-containing protein, with amino-acid sequence MSDFRGRITIEAGKRGGKPCIRGLRITVYDVLGWLASGMSNAEILADFPDLTAEDIQASLAFAADRDHHLVAASP; translated from the coding sequence ATGAGCGATTTCCGCGGGAGAATCACGATCGAGGCCGGCAAACGCGGCGGGAAGCCCTGCATCCGGGGCTTGCGCATCACGGTCTATGATGTCCTCGGGTGGCTCGCCTCGGGCATGAGCAACGCCGAGATCCTCGCGGACTTTCCCGATCTGACCGCCGAAGACATCCAGGCCAGCCTCGCCTTCGCCGCGGATCGCGACCACCACCTCGTGGCCGCTTCGCCATGA
- the ffh gene encoding signal recognition particle protein, which produces MFSNLADSLDKTFRNLRGVGKISESNITDALRDIRLALLEADVEFSVAKDFIGRVKEKAMGADVFKSIKPGEQIVKIFHDELAELLGGDQEELNLAPPGRVMLCGLNGAGKTTTAGKLALRLKKEGRKPLLVAIDLYRPAAIDQLATLAKQIDVPVYTPDASETDVVKVAREALAWAETQKHNVIIFDTAGRQEIDERLIEELKRLHAFVQPQETLLVADSATGQQAVSVAKHFDEAVGITGIILTKLDGDARGGAALSMRAVTGKPIKYAGEGEKLDQLFEFHPNRMADRILGMGDIVGMVEQVASKIDEKDAMRSMERMAEGKFDFNDFLDQMKMLQKLGDMKGLLGLMPGFNKIKKQIPDAAFDPKRLKRTEAIVLSMTPDERRRPEIIKASRRDRIAKGSGTKLVEVNQLLKQFGEMRKMMRSPNKMNKMMRQMGGGMGGKGGMPGLPPGFGSPGGGGLGDIMKGFKGKFPF; this is translated from the coding sequence ATGTTCTCCAACCTCGCCGACTCCCTCGACAAGACCTTCCGCAACCTCCGCGGCGTCGGGAAAATCTCCGAGTCGAACATCACCGACGCCCTGCGCGACATCCGCCTCGCGCTGCTGGAAGCCGATGTCGAATTCAGCGTAGCCAAGGACTTCATCGGCCGGGTGAAGGAAAAGGCGATGGGCGCGGACGTCTTCAAGTCGATCAAGCCCGGCGAACAGATCGTCAAAATCTTCCACGATGAGTTGGCTGAGTTGCTCGGTGGCGACCAAGAGGAACTCAATCTCGCGCCGCCCGGCCGGGTGATGCTCTGCGGCCTCAACGGAGCGGGCAAGACCACCACCGCCGGCAAGCTCGCGCTGCGGCTCAAGAAGGAAGGCCGCAAGCCGCTGCTCGTCGCCATCGACCTCTACCGCCCGGCGGCGATTGACCAACTCGCCACCCTCGCCAAGCAGATCGACGTGCCGGTTTACACGCCGGATGCCAGCGAGACGGATGTCGTGAAGGTCGCCCGCGAGGCGCTCGCTTGGGCGGAGACGCAGAAGCACAACGTCATCATCTTCGACACCGCCGGCCGCCAGGAAATCGACGAGCGCCTGATCGAGGAACTCAAGCGCCTCCATGCCTTCGTCCAGCCGCAGGAAACCCTGCTGGTGGCCGACTCCGCCACGGGCCAGCAAGCGGTCTCGGTGGCCAAGCATTTCGACGAGGCCGTCGGCATCACCGGCATCATCCTGACCAAGCTCGATGGCGACGCGCGCGGTGGTGCGGCACTGTCGATGCGTGCCGTCACCGGCAAGCCGATCAAGTACGCCGGTGAGGGCGAGAAGCTCGACCAGCTTTTCGAATTCCACCCGAACCGCATGGCCGACCGCATCCTCGGGATGGGCGACATCGTCGGGATGGTCGAGCAGGTCGCCTCCAAGATCGATGAGAAGGACGCGATGCGCTCGATGGAGCGGATGGCCGAGGGCAAGTTCGACTTCAATGACTTCCTCGACCAGATGAAGATGCTCCAGAAGCTCGGCGACATGAAGGGCCTGCTGGGCCTGATGCCCGGCTTCAACAAGATCAAGAAGCAGATCCCCGACGCCGCCTTCGATCCCAAGCGGCTCAAGCGCACCGAGGCGATCGTGCTTTCCATGACGCCCGATGAGCGCCGTCGTCCCGAAATCATCAAGGCCTCGCGTCGCGACCGCATTGCCAAGGGCTCCGGCACCAAGCTGGTGGAAGTGAATCAGCTCCTCAAGCAGTTCGGCGAGATGCGCAAGATGATGCGCTCGCCCAACAAGATGAACAAGATGATGCGCCAGATGGGTGGCGGCATGGGAGGGAAGGGTGGAATGCCCGGTCTTCCTCCGGGATTCGGCAGCCCGGGTGGTGGCGGCCTCGGCGACATCATGAAAGGCTTCAAGGGGAAGTTCCCGTTCTGA
- the uvrA gene encoding excinuclease ABC subunit UvrA, which yields MDSIRIRGARQHNLRGIDVEIPRGKLVVITGPSGSGKSSLAFHTLFAEGQRRFVESLSAYARQFLDQLEKPDVDAIEGLSPAIAIEQRSGGLNPRSTVATVTEIHEHLRVLWAAAGVPHDPVTGEKLERMGAADIVAAISAMPEGTKVVLLAPVPSEEAREPERLIGDLRRQGFVRVRVDGEILELEDAAKAWPEQAKNVEVVVDRLVIRPGGEARLADSVETALRICGSEARALVSEDDAWKEISFQTSYRNATTGFMIGELSPRHFSFNSHLGACPSCEGLGTETFCDPALLLGDESQPLAKGGMKGWWKAGAQREKAFAREAVAILRMFGLAETARLAELPEQGKALIFHGGELDTGWRIGTEKKKQVKKYEGLCVEAERKLRDAHSEAVRRRLLRVMAERPCRACQGRRLRPEILAVRIEGAGGRWLGIQDFCGLPVEEADGWLTGLQLPEDRAEVCGQLAGGVAERLGFLQEVGLGYLGLDRSSATLSGGEAQRIRLATQLGSGLTGVLYVLDEPSIGLHAEDTGKLIVALKRLRDRGNTVVVVEHDEEMIRAADWMIELGPGAGKEGGALLASGRPESFPDTSPTKRWLESPLPEPTKGPGFPLLGDALMIRGASEHNLQNFDVRIPLGGIVCLSGPSGSGKSTLADDVLLRALKRHFNGSGDPPGRHRGIEGMEFLGKVVAVDQSAIGRSPRSNPATFTGMFDAIRDLYSKLPLSRQRGYGAGRFSFNTHGGRCENCEGAGRLKIEMNFLPDAWITCRSCGGKRFNRETLEVRFKGMSIADALDLTAGEALAAFAAVPKLRRTLEVLGELGLGYLRLGQAANTLSGGEAQRLKLAVELSKPAAPHTLYFFDEPTTGLHFGDVERLLTAFRGLREAGHSVLVVEHHLDVIAAADWVIDLGPGGGRDGGRLVAEGTPEAVAKIADSPTGRALAQRHARHFQTKG from the coding sequence GTGGACAGCATCCGGATCCGGGGAGCCCGGCAGCACAATTTGCGGGGGATCGACGTCGAGATTCCGCGCGGGAAGCTGGTGGTCATCACCGGACCGAGCGGGTCGGGGAAGTCGTCGTTGGCGTTCCACACTCTATTTGCCGAGGGGCAGCGGCGGTTCGTCGAATCGCTGTCGGCGTATGCGCGGCAGTTCCTCGACCAGCTTGAGAAACCGGACGTGGACGCGATTGAGGGCCTTAGCCCGGCGATCGCGATTGAGCAGCGGAGCGGCGGGCTGAACCCGCGATCGACGGTCGCGACGGTAACCGAAATCCACGAGCACCTGCGGGTGCTGTGGGCGGCGGCCGGGGTGCCGCATGACCCGGTGACGGGCGAGAAGCTGGAGCGGATGGGCGCGGCGGACATCGTTGCGGCGATTTCGGCGATGCCGGAGGGGACCAAGGTCGTCTTGCTGGCGCCGGTGCCGTCGGAGGAAGCGAGGGAGCCAGAGCGGCTGATCGGGGATTTGCGGCGACAGGGCTTTGTCCGCGTGCGGGTGGATGGCGAGATTTTGGAATTGGAGGATGCCGCGAAGGCTTGGCCGGAGCAGGCGAAGAATGTGGAGGTGGTGGTGGACCGTCTTGTGATCCGGCCGGGGGGGGAGGCTCGCTTGGCGGACTCGGTGGAAACCGCGCTGCGGATCTGCGGCAGCGAGGCGCGGGCGCTGGTGTCGGAAGACGACGCGTGGAAGGAGATCTCCTTCCAGACCAGCTACCGGAACGCCACGACCGGCTTTATGATTGGCGAACTGTCGCCGCGGCACTTTTCCTTCAACTCCCACCTCGGCGCCTGTCCTTCCTGCGAGGGCTTGGGGACGGAGACCTTTTGCGATCCCGCCCTCCTGCTAGGCGATGAAAGCCAGCCGTTGGCGAAAGGCGGCATGAAGGGTTGGTGGAAGGCCGGCGCGCAGCGAGAGAAGGCCTTTGCCCGGGAAGCGGTGGCGATCCTGCGGATGTTCGGGTTGGCCGAGACTGCCCGCCTGGCGGAGCTGCCGGAGCAGGGGAAGGCGTTGATTTTCCACGGTGGCGAACTCGACACTGGCTGGCGGATCGGCACGGAGAAAAAGAAGCAGGTCAAAAAATACGAGGGCCTCTGCGTGGAGGCGGAGAGGAAGCTCCGTGACGCCCACAGCGAGGCGGTGCGGCGGCGGCTTCTGCGCGTGATGGCAGAGCGCCCCTGCCGCGCCTGCCAAGGGAGGCGCTTGCGACCGGAGATTCTGGCCGTGCGGATCGAGGGCGCTGGCGGGCGTTGGCTGGGCATCCAAGATTTTTGCGGGTTGCCGGTGGAGGAGGCGGATGGCTGGCTGACGGGCCTGCAACTGCCGGAGGATCGCGCTGAGGTTTGCGGGCAGCTTGCTGGCGGAGTGGCGGAGCGGTTAGGCTTTCTGCAAGAGGTCGGCCTCGGCTACCTCGGCCTCGACCGGTCCAGCGCCACGCTTTCCGGTGGGGAGGCACAGAGGATCCGCCTCGCGACCCAGCTCGGCAGTGGCCTGACGGGGGTGCTCTACGTGCTGGATGAGCCGAGCATCGGCCTCCACGCCGAGGATACGGGGAAGCTGATCGTCGCCCTGAAGCGCCTGCGCGACCGCGGTAATACCGTGGTGGTGGTCGAGCACGACGAGGAAATGATCCGTGCTGCGGACTGGATGATCGAGCTGGGGCCGGGGGCGGGGAAGGAGGGGGGGGCGTTGCTCGCGAGCGGGCGGCCGGAGAGCTTTCCCGACACCTCGCCGACCAAGCGCTGGCTGGAATCCCCGCTGCCGGAGCCGACGAAAGGACCGGGGTTCCCACTACTGGGCGACGCGCTGATGATTCGCGGGGCGAGCGAACACAATCTCCAGAATTTCGACGTGCGCATTCCGCTCGGCGGGATCGTCTGCCTCAGCGGCCCCAGCGGCAGTGGGAAATCCACCCTCGCGGACGACGTGTTGCTGCGGGCGCTCAAGCGGCATTTCAACGGCAGCGGCGATCCGCCGGGGCGGCACCGGGGGATCGAAGGGATGGAGTTTCTCGGCAAGGTGGTGGCGGTGGACCAGTCGGCGATCGGCCGCAGCCCGCGCTCGAATCCGGCGACCTTTACCGGGATGTTCGACGCCATTCGCGATCTCTACTCGAAGTTGCCACTGTCCCGGCAGCGCGGCTACGGAGCCGGGCGCTTCAGTTTCAATACCCACGGGGGGCGCTGCGAGAATTGCGAGGGGGCGGGGCGGCTGAAGATCGAGATGAATTTCCTGCCTGACGCGTGGATCACCTGCCGGTCCTGCGGCGGGAAGCGCTTCAACCGCGAGACCCTCGAGGTGCGGTTCAAGGGCATGAGCATCGCCGACGCCCTCGATCTCACGGCGGGCGAGGCGCTGGCAGCCTTTGCCGCGGTGCCGAAGCTTCGCCGCACGCTGGAAGTGCTTGGAGAGCTGGGGCTGGGCTACCTGCGGCTTGGCCAGGCGGCGAATACCCTGTCGGGTGGCGAGGCGCAGCGGCTGAAGCTCGCGGTCGAGCTGTCGAAACCGGCCGCACCGCACACCCTCTACTTTTTCGACGAACCGACCACCGGCCTGCATTTCGGCGATGTCGAGCGCCTGCTCACGGCCTTCCGCGGGCTGCGGGAGGCCGGCCACAGCGTGCTGGTGGTGGAGCACCATCTGGACGTCATTGCGGCGGCTGACTGGGTGATCGACTTGGGCCCCGGCGGGGGGCGGGATGGCGGGAGACTGGTGGCCGAAGGGACCCCGGAGGCGGTCGCGAAAATCGCGGATTCGCCGACCGGCCGGGCACTTGCCCAGCGTCACGCTCGCCATTTCCAGACAAAAGGTTAG
- a CDS encoding RNA polymerase sigma factor, whose protein sequence is MDPPDDVSSAPAEKLSPSTTAWREWLAEHGPRLILFARQQTRSSEDAEDIVQDALVKLVDKLDAGEFVGGQEAWMPYLFTSIRRLAIDLGRRDDRRRRREDVVGGEDEIEQKEAFHPWFESESSDDETRQLLEAGLKELPPKFAEVVIMKIWGERTFAEIGEALEISQNTAASRYRYGLEALKKKLSSARRKGDLSI, encoded by the coding sequence ATGGATCCACCCGACGACGTGAGCAGCGCCCCGGCCGAGAAGCTTTCCCCATCCACTACCGCTTGGCGCGAGTGGCTAGCGGAGCATGGCCCCCGTTTGATCCTCTTTGCGCGTCAGCAGACGCGCTCTTCTGAGGATGCCGAGGACATCGTGCAGGACGCCTTGGTGAAGCTGGTCGACAAACTTGATGCCGGTGAATTCGTCGGCGGCCAGGAAGCATGGATGCCCTATCTTTTCACCAGCATCCGGCGGCTGGCGATCGACCTCGGTCGCCGCGATGACCGTCGGCGGCGCCGCGAGGACGTGGTCGGCGGCGAGGACGAGATCGAGCAGAAGGAAGCCTTCCACCCGTGGTTCGAAAGCGAGTCGTCCGACGATGAAACACGACAGTTGTTGGAGGCCGGCTTGAAAGAGCTGCCGCCGAAGTTCGCCGAAGTCGTGATTATGAAGATCTGGGGCGAACGGACTTTTGCCGAAATCGGCGAGGCACTTGAAATTTCCCAAAACACTGCGGCTTCCCGGTATCGCTATGGACTTGAAGCCCTGAAGAAAAAACTCTCATCCGCCCGCCGCAAGGGCGATCTCTCGATCTGA
- a CDS encoding S1C family serine protease, whose amino-acid sequence MKSHIAYGFATLLGVASSALAIEPPNAPAPIPPQVPAEEAAAPEAQVEPEPAQLQEQDPQPELQGRPPRQRVLPPADAQAAIADRAYLGVGGSQVPELLGEHLKLEPGHGVVVRSLDPTGPAAKAGLTQNDVITKVAGKPVGSHEGLRDAVSAMKPGEEIDIDYIHQGEAKTAKISLGNAPEEAGAIAGAELKPLERLMLDGMPPDQAKRIQDAIQQNLRAFEDMEDDHAAMPERMLGDAMRKRVEQMMKGMELQAAPQGGGGGINFKSSGTIRMLNADGSGVEVMSENGGKQVRVLGRGGNVEWEGPYDTPQDKEAVPKEFRDRIDNLNLDMDFKGQGLRLRMAPRFEPLEK is encoded by the coding sequence ATGAAATCTCACATTGCATACGGATTTGCAACGCTGTTGGGAGTGGCGTCTTCCGCCTTGGCCATCGAGCCGCCCAATGCTCCGGCACCGATTCCGCCGCAGGTTCCGGCTGAGGAAGCAGCGGCGCCGGAAGCCCAGGTGGAACCGGAGCCTGCACAGCTTCAGGAGCAGGATCCGCAACCCGAACTTCAAGGGCGCCCTCCTCGCCAACGGGTGCTCCCGCCAGCGGATGCGCAGGCAGCAATCGCTGATCGCGCCTATCTCGGCGTGGGAGGCTCCCAGGTGCCCGAGTTGCTCGGCGAACATCTCAAGCTGGAGCCCGGCCACGGGGTGGTCGTGCGCTCGCTCGATCCCACCGGCCCCGCGGCCAAGGCTGGTCTGACCCAGAACGACGTCATCACCAAGGTGGCCGGCAAGCCGGTCGGTTCGCACGAGGGATTGCGTGATGCCGTTTCCGCCATGAAGCCGGGTGAGGAAATCGACATCGACTACATTCACCAAGGCGAGGCCAAGACGGCCAAGATCTCACTCGGCAACGCTCCTGAGGAGGCAGGTGCAATCGCCGGAGCGGAATTGAAGCCGCTGGAGCGTCTGATGCTTGACGGCATGCCGCCGGACCAAGCGAAGCGCATCCAGGATGCGATCCAACAGAATCTCCGGGCCTTCGAGGACATGGAGGATGATCATGCCGCCATGCCTGAGCGGATGCTCGGTGACGCCATGCGCAAGCGCGTCGAACAGATGATGAAGGGCATGGAACTTCAGGCCGCGCCGCAGGGAGGTGGCGGTGGCATCAACTTCAAAAGCTCCGGCACGATCCGCATGCTCAATGCCGACGGTAGTGGCGTCGAGGTGATGTCCGAGAACGGCGGCAAGCAGGTCCGCGTGCTTGGCCGGGGTGGCAATGTCGAGTGGGAAGGTCCTTACGATACCCCGCAGGACAAGGAAGCCGTGCCGAAGGAATTTCGCGACCGCATCGACAACCTGAACCTCGACATGGACTTCAAGGGTCAGGGACTGCGCCTGCGCATGGCTCCGCGCTTCGAACCGCTGGAGAAGTAA
- a CDS encoding class I SAM-dependent rRNA methyltransferase has product MRHLLEAALARRAPLRQPGTDALRLIDGEGDSLPGLELEDFAGKWLLSTRDRQPPAPLVEWLRGKGHPTYWKQLDQQQKDSPVHLCGAEQEQPFSIHEGGLAFEISFQSGYSQGIFLDQRDNRAELRSRLSAGQTLLNTFAYTGAFSVFAAGAGATATTLDLAQPYLDWAKRNFQLNGFDPEAHFFCKGDTFHWLARFAKQGRTFDGIVLDPPTFSRDKDGNVFRVEKDYGRLAELAFACLAPGGFLLASTNCRTLSTRAFEAQLRGASRRPVKIRHNAMPADFTGEPYLKSTWVET; this is encoded by the coding sequence ATGCGACATCTGCTCGAAGCCGCTCTCGCCCGCCGCGCCCCGCTGAGGCAACCGGGGACCGACGCCCTGCGGCTGATCGACGGCGAAGGCGACAGCCTGCCGGGCCTGGAACTCGAGGATTTCGCGGGAAAATGGCTGCTTTCGACCCGCGATCGCCAGCCGCCCGCCCCGCTGGTGGAGTGGCTGAGGGGAAAAGGACATCCCACCTACTGGAAACAGCTCGATCAGCAGCAAAAGGACTCGCCGGTCCACCTCTGCGGAGCGGAACAGGAGCAACCGTTTTCGATCCACGAGGGCGGACTCGCCTTTGAGATCTCCTTCCAGTCCGGCTACTCACAGGGAATTTTCCTCGATCAGCGGGACAACCGCGCCGAATTGCGCTCCCGTCTGTCTGCCGGGCAGACCTTGCTCAATACCTTCGCCTACACGGGAGCGTTCTCGGTTTTCGCCGCGGGGGCGGGCGCGACCGCCACCACCCTCGATCTGGCCCAGCCCTATCTCGACTGGGCGAAGCGGAATTTTCAGCTCAACGGCTTCGATCCCGAGGCACACTTCTTCTGCAAGGGCGACACCTTCCACTGGCTCGCCCGCTTCGCGAAACAGGGGCGCACCTTCGACGGTATCGTGCTCGATCCGCCGACCTTCTCACGGGATAAGGATGGCAACGTCTTCCGCGTGGAAAAGGACTACGGACGACTCGCGGAGCTCGCCTTCGCCTGCCTCGCGCCGGGCGGTTTTTTGCTCGCATCCACCAATTGCCGGACGCTTTCCACGCGGGCCTTTGAAGCCCAGCTCCGAGGGGCATCGCGACGTCCGGTAAAGATCCGCCACAATGCGATGCCCGCCGACTTCACCGGCGAGCCCTACCTCAAGAGCACTTGGGTAGAAACTTGA
- a CDS encoding phospho-sugar mutase, which translates to MSVLASLLDQALASGHLLESSRKNIDLLLSGSASPLAETAISELATAGEWEELNDRFFKTLAFGTGGLRGRTIGKVVTAAEQGKGGPNDRPEHPCFGTATMNFFNVSRAVRGLIAYAKRHVGPSRKAKLVFAHDTRHFSRDFAEFCAKVSTELGCDAFLYESGRATPQLSFTIRELRADAGVVLTASHNPSHDNGFKAYFNDGAQIVEPDASAIIAEVNALESEIYEALPASEHGTVTTLGAEMDRRYMDRLKSLLMQPQLLTGAKTRVVYTNLHGVGGVIIVPMLRELGFEVITVPEQDVQDGRFPTVDSPNPENAPALKMAIDLAEKEGAEIVIGTDPDNDRMGVAVRDSAGQMRLLTGNQIGSLMAWYRAKTAFEIGWLNDTTRARALFVKTFVTTELQSAIAHRYGIGVVDTLTGFKYIAEKLRKYEDAIPADKKGDYRSLDETTTRNLRLEYSRFFLFGGEESYGYLGCDFVRDKDGNGAAVMFAEVAAYAKSVGKTLADVLDDIFREFGYHEERGKSLVMEGADGAAKIQALASSYSHNPPVEVDGSAVAKIRDFATQDLFDAEGDALPKEKMLFVDLADGRSFAVRPSGTEPKIKFYLFGKTTPSDDVAASKSKVGASLDSLWSAIEADAKSRMA; encoded by the coding sequence ATGAGCGTCCTCGCCTCCCTTCTCGACCAAGCCCTCGCCTCCGGCCACCTCCTTGAAAGCTCGCGCAAGAACATCGATCTGCTGTTGAGCGGTTCGGCCTCGCCGCTGGCCGAAACTGCCATCTCCGAACTTGCCACCGCCGGCGAGTGGGAGGAGCTCAATGACCGCTTTTTCAAGACGCTGGCCTTCGGCACCGGCGGCCTCCGCGGTCGAACGATCGGCAAGGTGGTCACCGCCGCGGAGCAGGGGAAGGGCGGACCGAACGATCGCCCGGAGCACCCGTGCTTCGGCACCGCGACGATGAATTTCTTCAACGTCTCCCGCGCCGTCCGCGGCTTGATCGCCTACGCCAAGCGCCATGTCGGCCCGTCGCGGAAGGCGAAGCTGGTCTTCGCCCACGACACCCGCCACTTCTCCCGCGATTTCGCCGAGTTCTGCGCCAAGGTCAGCACCGAGCTGGGTTGCGATGCCTTCCTCTACGAGTCCGGCCGCGCCACCCCGCAGCTTTCCTTCACCATTCGCGAGCTGCGTGCGGATGCCGGCGTGGTCCTCACGGCCAGCCACAACCCGTCCCATGACAATGGCTTCAAGGCCTACTTCAACGACGGTGCGCAGATCGTCGAGCCGGACGCCTCTGCCATCATCGCCGAGGTGAATGCGCTCGAAAGCGAGATCTACGAAGCGCTGCCCGCCAGCGAGCACGGGACCGTTACCACTCTCGGTGCGGAGATGGACCGCCGCTACATGGACCGCCTGAAGTCGCTGCTGATGCAGCCGCAGTTGCTCACTGGTGCCAAGACGCGCGTCGTTTACACCAATCTCCACGGCGTCGGCGGCGTGATCATCGTGCCGATGCTGCGCGAACTTGGCTTCGAGGTGATCACGGTGCCCGAGCAAGATGTCCAGGATGGGCGCTTCCCGACCGTCGATTCACCGAATCCCGAGAACGCGCCGGCCCTGAAGATGGCGATCGATCTCGCCGAGAAGGAAGGCGCGGAGATCGTCATCGGCACCGACCCCGACAACGACCGCATGGGTGTGGCTGTCCGCGACTCGGCCGGCCAGATGCGCCTGCTCACCGGTAACCAGATCGGCTCGCTGATGGCATGGTATCGCGCCAAGACCGCCTTCGAGATCGGCTGGCTGAACGACACCACGCGCGCCCGCGCCTTGTTCGTGAAAACCTTCGTCACCACCGAACTGCAGAGCGCGATCGCGCATCGCTACGGCATCGGCGTGGTCGATACGCTGACCGGCTTCAAATACATCGCCGAGAAACTCCGCAAGTACGAGGACGCGATCCCGGCCGACAAGAAGGGTGACTACCGCTCGCTGGATGAGACGACGACCCGCAATCTCCGTCTGGAGTATTCGCGTTTCTTCCTCTTCGGCGGCGAGGAGAGCTACGGCTACCTTGGCTGCGATTTCGTCCGCGACAAGGATGGCAACGGTGCCGCGGTGATGTTCGCCGAAGTCGCCGCCTACGCGAAGTCGGTGGGCAAGACCTTGGCCGATGTGCTGGACGACATCTTCCGCGAGTTCGGCTACCACGAGGAGCGCGGCAAGTCGCTGGTCATGGAAGGTGCCGATGGAGCGGCCAAGATCCAGGCGCTCGCCAGCTCCTATTCACACAATCCGCCGGTGGAAGTGGATGGCTCCGCGGTCGCGAAGATCCGCGACTTCGCGACGCAGGATCTCTTCGATGCCGAAGGCGACGCCTTGCCGAAGGAGAAGATGCTGTTCGTCGATCTCGCCGATGGCCGTTCCTTTGCGGTGCGCCCGTCCGGCACCGAGCCGAAGATCAAGTTCTACCTCTTTGGCAAGACCACCCCGTCCGACGACGTTGCGGCGTCGAAGTCGAAGGTCGGCGCATCGCTCGACAGTCTGTGGTCGGCCATCGAAGCGGATGCCAAGAGCCGGATGGCCTGA